Genomic DNA from Mauremys mutica isolate MM-2020 ecotype Southern chromosome 13, ASM2049712v1, whole genome shotgun sequence:
ATGGCAAAACTTTTCTGCTCAAACAAGTGTTTCCCTCATATCAAGAACAAGAATGATATTCATTTATATAAAAATAGTAAAAAGATGTTTATCCAAGGCTCTAGGTGCCTGAAAATATCACTAATAACACAGTaaaattttgaaaacttttaaaataataatttctacAGAATTTCAGCCATCCACACTCCTAGAGAATCTCTTTTCCACCCTCCATAATTGTTAGAAGTAAAGCTTCATCTTTGACAGAGAACCCAATTAAAGAGGTGATCACATTGACACCTCCAAAAGATGACAATAAGATGCCACCATCTAATCAAATGTATCCGACCCTCCCAAAttccttccccccaaaatctaCAACAAATCAACTAGtcaatgaaaaaaacaacaacaaagagaaagaaaatcaaacaaacaaataaagccTCTCAGACCCCAAGTAGATGTTTTATCCCAAAATAGGAGAAGAGACAGAAAGTCCCTGAATTCCAGTGTGGACTTAATTCTGGCTACTGATTTTGTGGGTAATATGCTTAGATAGTGTGGTGATGATGGCCATGTAGATCCTTACATTAGAAAGATAGATTGTGATTTTATTTCTGCTGGGGTAAACACATGAAACAAAGAAAtaaatcaaccaaccaaccagtacAAAAAAACATGAAACAGAGACAATCCAGCAAACAAAACCTTTCAGATTTCAATCAAAAATATTACCCCTAAAAAGAAGAGACACAGCGTCCACGAAGTCCATCAGGGGCTTAGCTATGGCTTCATATTTTATATTCAAAGTGCTTGGATAGTGTGGTGACTGTGGCAGTACAAATCCCTAAGATAGATAGATTCTGATATTTTTTCATTCTTGTGgaattcaattgacttcagtCGAGTAAGTGTGGATTTTTACTACTGCATAAACAGACTGCACGCGATGGCAACAGTGTTGTCATCAGTtgattatatttataaagaaacgTCGGATAAAACCACAGTCAAGGGAGACAGATAGTACTCTTATTATTGGTGAATAACCTCCACCCAGTCAGCTTCCTAATTGCATCTTTGATCTTCTtattcctcatgctgtagataatcggattcatcactggaggcaccatggaatagagaacagccaccaagataTCCAACCCTGTTTTTGAGCTGGAGGTGGGCTTCAGATAGGcaaaggaggaaaaggaaagaaacatGGAAATGACAATGAGGTGaggaaggcaggtggagaaggctttatgccggccctgctcagaggggattctcagcactgttttgaagatctgaacatacgaCGCAATTACAAAAACAAAGCAACCTAGGGCTACACATGCACCAAATGCAATAACCCCAAATTCATTGAGGTATGAGTCAGAGCAGATGAGCTTGAGTAACTGAGGGATTTCACAAAAGAACTGGTCCACCACATTGTCTCCACAAAAATTTAATGCAAATGTGTTCCCAGTGTGTAGTGCGGAGTAGAGAAGACCACTCATCCAGGCACTTGcagccatttggacacaagctctcctgttcatcactcTCTCATAGTGCAGAGGTTGGCAGATGGCGATGTATCGGTCGTACGCCATGATGGTCAGTAAGGCAAGATCTGATGAAAGTAGGAACATGAAGAGAAAGACTTGGACAATGCATCCAGAATAGGAAATCAACCTGGTGTTGCTTAGGGAATtagccatggatttggggacagtgacagagatggagccgaggtctaggatggacaaattcatcaggaagaagtacatgggagtATGAAGGTGGTGGTCAAGGGCTACAACAGTGATGATGAGAAGATTACCAACCAGGGCTGCCAGGTAAACCACTAGAAATAgaacaaagtgcaaaatctgcagctcccaaaTGTCAGAGAATCCCAGAAGAAGGAACTCAGTTACAGTGgttcggttggacattttctttctcagtaaattgggtgatggctgtggagggaaggagaagggcaTTAGGGCAGGATTAGAGTGTCAGAGGATTGACCCTGACTTCCCTTTTTATAATATCTCATAATGTGAATGTCAAAGGAGCATAGAATGTGTCACTTCCATTCACTGTGGATGGTGAGTGCCCCTCACCACAGAGATTCAGAGCACTAATTAGGAGGTTGTCACATGAATGGAAAGTGGCATAGCtcccttaaagtcaatggggttGCATTAGTTTACACCATTAGAGGTtcctgctgggggtgcaggctctggggtagggctggggatgtgaggtttggggtgcaggaggttgctccAGGCTGGAACTGAGGgatttggagagtgggagggggattagGGCTGGTGCACagagttggggcatggggagaggctcaggagtGCAGACTCtaagtggcacttacctcaagtggctcccggaaacagtggcatgtcccttccccggttcctatgcagaggcacggccaggtgtCTCTGAACACTGCCCCAtcccaggcaccgcccctgcagctcccattggagcactggGGGTGGGCATCAGAGtgtgtaggagccggagcagCACCATGCCATGGCTTCCAGGTGCCGCGTGGTGTGGCTCCTCACCCAGCACCCCGGCCGGAGTACCAGAGCAGGGCCGAGCCACGTGGTGTGACCCCTGATCCAGTGCCCTGCCTGGAGTGCTGGAGCGGCccccggctggagcaccagagtggggctgcggcagaCTCAGCTCCCCGGCCATAGTGCCAGAGTGGAGCAAGCCCCAGACCTTGCTCCCTAGCAGGAGCTTGCCTTTGTCTTAAGGGATGGATGGTCTGTGTTTTATTATGTGCATGTTCTGTGCATTCCTTTACTATATTTGTGCTTAGCTGGCAGCAGTGTTGTACAATCAATACACTGCTAGAACAGGAGGTGTTCTGATGTCTCTGACCTAGAGTATGTACCTTCACACCCTACAATGGGTTTGTGCTCTGGTGGCTAACCCAAGCCCCTACCATTTCTACCCCTGATTACTCCATTTGTAGCATCCTAGCTTGAGCACAGCTAGTGCGTATCTGTCTGCCTAAACTGGGAAGTGTGCTCGCAGTTGCAGTATAGATGTGCCTATACTAAGCAgtggttctgcagaaaaggacctggagattacagtggatgagaagctggatatgagtcagcagtgtgcccttgttgccaagaaggctaacggtatattgggctgcattagtaggagcattgccagcagattgaggaaagtgattattctcctctatttggcactactgaggccatatctggagaattgggccccccactacagaaaggatgtggacaaattggagagacattgacacatgacttacgaggaaaggctgagagaactgggtttgtttagtctgcagaaaagaatattgaggggggatttgatagcagccttcaactacctgaaggagggttccaaagagactggagctaggctgttctcagtggtggcacatggcagaacaagaagcaatggtctcaagttgcagtggaggaggtctagtttggatattaggaaacactatttcactaggagggtgataaatcactggaatgggttccctagggaggtggtggaacctgcatcattagaggttttcaagacccggcttgacaaagacttctctgggatgatttacttggtgttggtcctgctgtgagcaggggattggactagatgacttcctgaggtctcttccaaccctgatctatgattctatgattaaaggcCTTTGCCAGGGTGAAGAAGGAAAACTAAGAACCCCTTTCTGGGGAATAGATTCACgctgaaaattttcaatttacagccatttttgctttaaaatgtttgtttctcaGCAGCCAAAACACAAAAATTTGGGATTTTGGGGACTTCTATTAAAAGTCTGCATTTTTTGTGATAAAAAAATTCTGACAAGCTCTAGGTATTTGGTTGAATTGATAGCAAAAGTCTTAAAGAGTTCCAAAAATACTCCATATGTATCTACTTAAATTTGAGCTGTATAATATCCTAACTCATTTAATTGAAAGAGCAAACTTACTGTGTTGATCTCTGTGGAATTTTTCCCAGCTTGTGATGCATTTGATCCTCCAGCGCTAGCAATCACTGGCCATTATCTATCAGTCTATCATGCCCCCATCACTACATTATCCACCAGCTCTTTCACAGTCCCTTTCCTGGATTTCCTGAGTTGCTGGGTCTCTCTGCAGTTCCTAGCAGACAGGGATCCATTCCATAGATAGGTGCTTCCTGCTTCCCTCCTCGGGCAGGCTTGGTTGAGAGGCAAAGGACTAAATGGGACGAGGGACTGACACCCCTCCAAACCCTAGAGCTGATCCTGGCTTGCGCAGGCTTCCAACAGTGTCACAGACCAGGATGTCCTTGCTCAGAGGCTAAATAACAAAACctgctctccagggcagggatctCAGCTCTGATCTCACCTCAGGAGCAAACCCACTGGTCACCATGCCCTATCTGACCATATCTCCACAGGGGGGAACAGCACCTGCCATGGATCTCACACAACAGCAGCATCcttgcaaggacccttggctaaaAAGAAGGCAGGGCTGATGCATAGAGAGTTTCCCAAGGCATTTtcagaataaaatatatatttaaagcaCAAATATGTGACCTACAATAGCTCAAAGCCCAGTGGCATCAGAGCCCCAGCTGGCCTGGAGCAGCCTGTTCCTTAATTAACTCCACATGATTACCTCTGGGGGAACAGGGAAGTTTTTCTCCTGCACTGCATCAGCAGCTCTTGAGATGCAGTCACTAGAGGAACCCACAGCTCAGGCTGCCCTGGCTGTTTGAAGTTGGTCACTAAGAAGCTGCCAGAGACAAGCACTTAAAACTGAGGGCCAAGTCCGGAGCTGATGTAAATTGCTATAGTTCCATTGACTATCAGGGTCGCTAGGCTTTTTTATGCGAACTGGGCAGCTGGACCTTTGATTTCAAAGGAGCTACAGCTGATGTACACAAGCTTGGGGTCTGaacctttgatttcaatggagttaccttgatttacaccagctgggtatCTGACCACATTGACTCTAATGGAGCTATAACAACTCATAAAACTGGGGAGCtggcccattgacttccatggagctacggtcaatttacaccagctgtgtgaactcctaaagctcTGTAATAGTCTTTAACAAAGAGTCACATACGGTCCCCTTGGGCGTTCCAGTTTATCTTGCCACACAGGCAAATGGACTATATGATATGAGGTCACTTTACACCTAAAATCACAACAATagtcaggttactcccagtcagTTGTACTCAGGTCTCAAACCAAAGACagtgcctgtagccaatcctgtacaatttattaactaagaaaataaatgagttatttacaaggttaaaacaggaaacacacacacacaaataaattagTTTTAGGTTTTAAAGGGTCATATAAACTTCTATAATAGGCAGCTCTATATATCCTTTATGGCTGACCCGTGCCAAGCACTATGGGGATCTCTTGCTAATGTTTAGGAATCTTTTCTGCTCAGAGTCCACTTAGCATAAAAATCCCAGTTTCTTCTTGTTagggatttttatccccttcACCCCAGAATCCAGGCTGAAGGGATGAGTTCATGCACAGGCCTCTCCTTCCTGTAGAGAGAGAGGAATGTAACCAAAAAAGTCTCTGTCCTTTGGTGCTGCACAATGACTCATTTGCCTTCAGTGGACCATCTTGTGTGCACAATGAACACTTTACCTTAACTaattattttgtttctgtttGGTTTGTTACACAATTACAAAATTATAAATTGTTGCACAATTATAATGCAATCACTTTATACCATGGGATACAGGATTAATATATGCAGCATCCTACCAGCATTCTGTAAAgtttaaacactaaacacattcctATAACAATAATCTCTCTTTTAACTATACTAATCCACAGgcaagccagactggtttccagctctgGATGTGTCAGCTTTCAGTGCGGCCCTGGGACTGTGGCATGATCTGGCACCTAGTCTTCCAGTGTCTTAGTAGCATTACAACAGACAGAGATAGAGCTGAcatgcttttcattcccctcttgGGTTAGAcatgggagccatgcagagcttgTTTGTTTATGTACATAGGAATGTCCTTtgtatcctcctgagagatcttaaTGAAACTTTTATAgagatactctgcaatcctctcctgaagATTTTTTGGAACGGGCCTTATCTCTTTCCCCTTGGTAGGATGTTTTCTTATGCAACTCCACAGTGAGTTCAGTTGGTATCATTGTAGTAAACAGGCTAGCCGCATATGGCCCTGGGTGGCTTTGGCTCATTAGCAGCAGCTGTGTTCTCTCTTCCTTTGTAACCATCAGGtatgagatatcagctaaaattaACACCCACCATGGAAAATAGTGCCAGTGCTCCGTGCCATCGTCCTTGTACTCATACCCATGGAAATAGGAGCTGGAATTGTTTCATGCAACCAATATTCCTTTCCCCTGCTTCACCCAGTGGGCCTTACTCACCAGGACTGGGGATAGAGAGCAGTGCTGTGCAGAGGTGCTCCAAAGCTGGCTAGCCAGTAAGCATGTCTTATAAAAAGTTTTGATGGGAATAAGGAAAGAGAGTTTTCCCTTTCCACTGTGACTGTAAATCCAGTGGCATATCTGTGTTTTTATCAGAAGTTGCTGCTTTTGTGGTCTTGAGATGGGCCCCCTCCATACACACAGAATATCtgacactgaggaggaggaggagaaagaaggggGACATAATCATCAAGATCTTGTAAaccagtgctgcatcagagagTGAGCAAAGGGTCTGGAGGGCTGACATGGCAGACAGCATGGAGAAGGAAAAAGtggacaggagaaaggcccagaaCTACTAGCAGGACGTGAAAAGGAAGATGCCAAAGGCCATAAAGGGTCTTCTCAGGCAGAAAACCCAAAATCTACAAGACCCTGGTTGAACTACAGGTTCAAAATCCTAgactccccaggctttgcagtcCTTGGAGAACTCCAGGGTTGCTGCTCCCTATGTGCTCTCTCCCCAAAAAACATTCCACACAGCATCTGTCAGGgatccttccccactctgaactctggggtacagatgtggggacccacatgaaagaccccctaagcttatgtttaccagcttaggttaaaaactttctcaaggcacaaattccaccttgtcttgaacagtatgctgccaccaccaagtgatttaaacaaagaatcagggaaagaaTCACTTGTagtcctattcccccaaaatattcccccaagccctgcacctcctttcctggggaaggcttggGAATAACATCCTCACCAactggtacaggtgaacacagacccaaacccttgtaTCTTAAGAtcaatgaaaaatcaattgggttcttaaaagaaaaaaattaattaaagaaaaggtaaaagaatcacctcagTAAAATCAGGATGGCAAGTACTTTACACAATAACAAGATTTAAAAACACAGAgaatttcccctctaggcaaaactttaaagttacaaaaacagggataaacctctctcttagcacagggaaaatccataagctaaaacaaaagataacctaacacatttctttgctattacttactatttctgcaatattagatGCGTAGCTTAGATATGGCTTAGgtagatgtattttccctgccctggttccttgtTGACTCTGGGAGACACAGACAAAAAACCTTCCTCcacagatttgaaaatatcttctcTCCTTATTGCTCCTTTTGCTCGGGTGccacccaggttatctgagcttcttaaccctttacaggtaaaagaggaattaaccctttacagtgtaaagagggattttatgttacccttagctgtatgtttatgacatgcCCTCCAAATCATAGACAGTGCTGGACAGTCTGCTCCAActggctgtgatttcttcctggagcCCTAGATGAAAACAGAATTAATAAGACACATGAACGTTTAGATATACTACTGATTATGTAAAAACTAACAATATTTTCCACATTTCAAGGATGattttaaccagttgattctgGGAAATTTTCACAGGAGAatgcatcagccactttgttagacgctcatgaaatgtgttgtatttaaaaaaaaaatcttggagaGATAAACTCCACCAAAGAAGTTTTTGGTTATTGTCCTTGAAGGTATGAAGCCACttcagcgcagcatggtcagtttgcaGGTGGAAATGCCGTCCCCAAACatatgggcacagcttctccagCACATATGCAATGGCATAACATTCCTTTTCactgattgaccagtggctttccctctgaGAGAGtttttttgctgagaaacacgacaggatggaattcttgatctGGTCCCTCCTGCATTAAAACTGTTCCCACACCATGCTTGGGCACATCTGTGGTTACTAGaaatggtttgtcaaagtctggggcccttagcacagggtcagacatgagtgtcgccttaagctggttaaaggccttctgacactcatcagtccactgaactgcatttggctgtttctttTTGGTTAGATCTGTCAGTGGGTGGCGATTTGgttgtagtgtggtacaaatcacctgtaatatccggccaagtctaagaaggattggacctgtttctttgactttaGGACCAGCCACTTTTGAATAGCATTCACTTTGGCCTTTAGGGGGTTGATAGCTCCTTCACCCACCTGGTAtccaaggtaagtcactctgtttaggCATATTTGACACTTTTtcgccttaacagttagtcctgcctcccTTATGCGCTTGAAGACTTTTTGCAGAtgttccaggtgttctgcccatgaatcagaaaagatGGCCACATCTTCAAGGTAGGCTATGGCAGATTCTTCCAATCCCAGtaggagaccatctacaagtttttggaaggtggcgggtgcattttgCAGCCCGAAAgagagcacattaaattcatacagtccgacatgggtgatgaaggctgacctttccttggtgGATTTATCTAGCAGTACcagccagtaccccttggttaagtctaaggtagagatgaactgggcacatcccagtttctccaatagctcatctgtgtgtggcattggatagttgtctgggcgagttacagcatttagcttatggtagtccatgtaaaagcgtatttccccatctggtttgggaactagaaccactggagatacCCATGCACTGTCAGAGGGGTGGATTATACCCATCTGTAGCATATCCTTGATTTCCCATTCTACAGCAGTTTGAGCATGAGGAGACACCCGGTAGGGATGGactctaattgggtgagcattacctgtgtcaatggagtggtatgcccgtTTGGTctgtcctggggaggctgagaacATCGGCGTGAAGCTAGTGAACAGGTCCTTGATTTGCTGTCACTGCATACGCCCAAGGGTCATGCAGAGGTTCACCTCTTTCACGCCACTGTCACTTTTTCCTTTGTAGTAGACACCTTTAGGCCACTcagtgtcatctccttcctgggctgtaaactgagaaacctttaattctctggaataaaagggctttagagaattaacatggtacactttaggctttaggtTTGAGATGGGggatgctatgagatagttaacagctcccaggcactCTTGGACCGTGAATGGCCCTTCCCAAGATGCTTCCATCTTACAGGCCTGGAGCGCCctcaagaccataacctggtcccctactttgaaggaacgctatctggcatgtttatcataccaaGATTTTTGCTCTTCTTGAGCCTCTTTTAGGTTTTCTCCAGCAACGGCTAAAGAGTCTCagagggtgttttgtaggttttttacaaagtccagaatgttagttcctagAGAAGGTGTAGAACCCTCCCATTGCttcttcaccaactgtaatggccccttaacttcATGGCCATATACAAGTTCAcatggtgaaaaccctaaactggaaagagcaactgctgcaacactaggtcccaatcacTGGAGTGCTCATTTAtgaatttacgtatcatggcccccaaagttccattaaactttTCCACCAGGTCATTTGTTTGATGGTgataaggggtggcaaccaagtgggtCACCCCACGATCTTCCCACAGGCTTTTCATGGTgtctgccaggaaattagttcatgaatctgtaaggatgt
This window encodes:
- the LOC123348409 gene encoding olfactory receptor 14I1-like, with protein sequence MSNRTTVTEFLLLGFSDIWELQILHFVLFLVVYLAALVGNLLIITVVALDHHLHTPMYFFLMNLSILDLGSISVTVPKSMANSLSNTRLISYSGCIVQVFLFMFLLSSDLALLTIMAYDRYIAICQPLHYERVMNRRACVQMAASAWMSGLLYSALHTGNTFALNFCGDNVVDQFFCEIPQLLKLICSDSYLNEFGVIAFGACVALGCFVFVIASYVQIFKTVLRIPSEQGRHKAFSTCLPHLIVISMFLSFSSFAYLKPTSSSKTGLDILVAVLYSMVPPVMNPIIYSMRNKKIKDAIRKLTGWRLFTNNKSTICLP